In one window of Canis aureus isolate CA01 chromosome 25, VMU_Caureus_v.1.0, whole genome shotgun sequence DNA:
- the LOC144297674 gene encoding uncharacterized protein LOC144297674, which translates to MPEEVTYATLKFPNLSKSKISQESYSLRRAENREVPEMEIDGEAESRAEGVESTAELAESRAVAGHSTLSKVWCAVSLISLILNLVVLAGLGTLGIINYWKLILGNRTEYDVQQSNIQQLEENLTIWMNMYNNVSNEHNIFKNMTQNTIKELNNFTSQYCEDLKQKENDVGFSSCPESWMCNGNTNKCHAQMNMDKNISYNSTQLFFRCLTSPISWMNLNCTLKKANQAAGSVLQLCLVTCLTP; encoded by the exons ATGCCTGAGGAAGTGACTTATGCTACTCTCAAATTTCCAAATCTTTCCAAGTCAAAGATATCCCAAGAGAGCTACAGTCTCAGGAGAGCAG agAATCGCGAAGTGCCTGAAATGGAGATAGATGGTGAAGCTGAAAGTAGAGCAGAGGGAGTTGAGAGCACAGCTGAGCTGGCAGAGAGCAGAGCTGTGGCAG GACATAGCACTCTGTCAAAAGTGTGGTGTGCTGTTTCTCTCATTTCGCTGATCTTGAACCTGGTGGTGCTGGCTGGCCTAGGGACCCTAGGCATTATAA ATTACTGGAAACTCATCTTGGGCAACAGAACAGAGTATGATGTTCAACAAAGCAATATACAACAGTTGGAGGAAAATCTAACAATATGGATGAATATGTATAATAATGTCTCAAATGagcataacatttttaaaaacatgacacaaaacacaataaaagagCTGAACAACTTTACCTCACAATATTGTGAAGAcctaaagcagaaagaaaacg atGTTGGATTTAGCTCATGCCCGGAGTCATGGATGTGTAATGGAAATACAAACAAATGTCATGCCCAGATGAATATGGACAAGAATATAAGTTACAACTCAACCCAG CTGTTCTTTAGATGTCTTACATCACCTATCTCCTGGATGAATCTGAATTGCACTCTCAAGAAGGCAAATCAGGCAGCAGGAAGTGTTCTACAACTTTGCCTTGTGACTT GTTTGACACCCTAA